One Candidatus Acidiferrales bacterium genomic window, CCGCAGGGCAGCACACGTGTCGATGCCGGCCAACTCATCACCATTCAAGGCACGGACAGTCCGCAGTATCAGGTCGTCGACGCTCCCGCTGCCGATAGCTTCGACAAGTGGAACCTCGACCGCGATCAGCAGATTCAGAACGCCAGCAGTTGGCAGCATAGCGACCGCTATTACGCTGGCGCGCAGGATCTCGACCAGTATGGTCATTGGGAAGACGTTCCCGACTACGGTCAGGTCTGGGTCCCTGCTGAAAATTCAGACTGGGCGCCTTACCGCGACGGAACCTGGCAATGGGAACCTTACTACGGTTGGACTTGGGTTTCTTATGAGCCGTGGGGTTGGGCTCCTTATCACTATGGCCGCTGGTTCGTCTATGGCGGTGATTGGGTTTGGTGGCCGGGGCCAATCGGAGCCTATGGTGGCTGGGGCTACGATCCTGTTTGGGCGCCGGCCTATGTTTCCTTCTTTGGCTGGGGCGGTGGTTTTGGCTTCGGCGTCGGCTTCGGCAGTTATGGCTGGCTCCCCTGCGGTCCGGGTGATTTCTACCGTCCGTGGTGGGGCTATGGCGGCACTCGTTTCGGCTATGTCGGTTTCCGTGACAACGGCTGGGGCCGCGGCGTAGGGGATCGTGACTACGGTCGTGGCTGGGGTCCTCTGTATCATGGCCGAAACGGATTCTCGAACATCGGACGCTTCAACAACGATGCGCGCGTTCGCTCCGGCTTCTCATCCATGTCGAGAGATCAGTTTGGGCGTGGCCGCGTGTCAATGAATCAGCATGGCATCAGCGCCGCGCAGTTTCATCGCGCCAGCATGATGACGGGCCGTCTGCCGGTCGCGCCTTCGCGGCAGAGCTTTGGTCGCGCGGAAAGCCACGTCTCTCCGTCAATCGCACGGACCGCGAACTTCAACAATCAGCATTTCTTCTCGCGGCGCTCGTCCAATTCGCAAGCCGGCCAAGCGCAGCGCACCATCTCGAATTCTCGCGGACAGATTGGCGCAGCGAACAGTTCCCGCTTTTCCCCGCCCGCTCGCCAGCAGTCGTTGGGCGATTTGGGCAATTCACGCTCGTCCTCGAACAGTGGGTCGCGCTCTGGCTGGCAAAGCTTCAGCCATAACGGAACATCCTCACCGCAGAACCGCGGCTCATTCCAAGGGCAGCCTCCGGCGCGGCAGAATGGTTTTTCGCAGTCCGGTCGCTCATCGAACTCGCAGCCTGATGCTTGGCACCGCTTCACTCCGCCGAGCAACGCGAATCGCCAGCCGGCAGCGAATGGTCGTGGTACGCAAGGCCAGTTTCGCGGTTCGCAAGGGCAGCCTCAGCCGCGCCAGAACAACAATGGCTGGCACCAGTTCACGCAGCCGTCGTCTCGGCCATCCCCGCGGCCCAGCGGCCCATCGGGCCGTCCCGCCCCTAGCTATGGCTACCGCAATTTTTCGCGCTCCTCCGGCGGGAACAACTCCTATCGTCCGCGCCTGGATATGACCCAGCCCATTGCGCGCCGCCCGTCGGGTAACAGCTCCTATGGCCGTCCAAATGGGGGTTATTACGGCAGGCCGAGCAATAATAACTACCGGCAGAGCGCTCCTCGATCCTATAGCCAGCCGAGGGGCGGCTTTTCCTCGCGTTCTTTCGGCGGCGGTTCCTTCAGCAGGCCGAGCGGAGGGAGCGGCTACCACGGGGGCGGAGGAGGAGGCCATGCCAGCGCGCCCCGTGGCGGTGGCTCGCGTGGCGGCGGTCGTCCTCGCTAGTTTTCACTGGCCTTCGGAATAAGTCTCTTTTCGATTCCTCGGCTCCATCGCGGGGAATCGAAAAGAGTCTCGGCGTCAAATGGGAGAAGGGTCTGTATTCAAGACCCTCGTTTTCCAGGTAACTAGCTATTGTTCGATAGGTAGGAGAGCGCTAGGGGAGTCTCCCCGCAGACCTGAATTTTAGCCACCCTAGATACGCATCCACTTCTCGGATTCGAAACAGCTTCAGAAGCGGGATCAAAATAACCACCCCTGCCGCCGTCGCAACAATCAGGATCTCAAACGACCCCAGCATCCTCTGCCACGCAATCACGTGCCTCAGCCATTTCGCCAGCTCATAAATCGCTCCAGCGGTCACCGCGGACGCCACGGTCACTTTGCCCAAAAATAGCATCAGGTCTCCCACTTCGTGGTCCCTTGTCCGCCGGATGAGCAACACAAAGAGAAGAATTGTCAGCAGCGAAATTCCGATGGAACTCGCCAGCGCCAGGCCCAGATGCTGCGCCCGCCGCACCAGCCACCAGTAGATGGGCAAATCGAGAAAAGTCATCGCCGTTCCCACAATCGCCGGAGTCCATGTGTCGCGCGTCGCATAAAATCCTCGCGCCAGCAGGTTCTGTGCACCCCACGCGAACATTCCCAGCGAGAAGAGAGCCAGTGTCGAAGCCGTAGCCTGCAGATCAAACGCCTTCAGCCTTGTGTGCGAGAAAACTACGTGTACCACGTACGGGCTCTGCGCAACCGTGAGCGCCGAAATCGGAATCAGCAGCAGTATCAATCCCTTTAGAGTGTCGTTCAGCACGCGATTCAGCTCCGCAAATTTTCCTTCCGAGTACAACTGCGCCAGCACAGGAAACGATGCCACGCCGATTGCCTGTCCCACCACGCCCAGCGGCACGCGCATCAGTGTCTTCGCGTAGGTCAGCCAGGTGATCGATGCGGGCACGAGATACGACCCGAACCAGCGGATGATCCAGTCATCCGTGAAGGAGAGTGAAAGCGCCAGCATGATCGGCACGGCCAGCTTGATGAATAGTCTGAAGCCGGGATGCCGCAAATCGAGCGCAAACGAAAATTTCGCTCCCACCTGATGCGCGCCATAAATTTGCAGCAGAAAATTCCCCAGCAGCGCTCCCGCCAGCACGCCAACAGAAAACCCCCTGATTCCGATCCTCGAAGCAAGAAACACACCGCCGAGAATAATCATCAGGTTGTAGACCAGCGGCGCAAGCGAAGGCACAACGAATCGCCCCTTCGCGTATTGCACCGCGCTCAAGATTCCGCCCTGATAAAAGCAGAACTGCGCCGGCAACATCAGCCGCGTCAAATAAATCACGCGCTGCTTTTCCACCGGCCCGAATCCTGGCGCGATCACGGCCACCAGTTGCGGGGCGAAGACCTCCGCCACGCACACGAGCGCGATCACCAGGAGTCCCATGAACGTCATCACCGTGGAAAATACCCGCCAGCCTTCTTCTTCCTGTCCCTCCGCAACGAATTTCGCGAATACGGGAATGAACGTGATGCTCAGCGAGCCCGCCGCGACCAGATAATTCAGAAAGTCCGGCAGCGTGAATGCCGCGTAATATGAA contains:
- the murJ gene encoding murein biosynthesis integral membrane protein MurJ, with protein sequence MTTPGLNRKIIQSTGIVMASVLLSRLLGFVREWTVAHQIGSNAITDSYYAAFTLPDFLNYLVAAGSLSITFIPVFAKFVAEGQEEEGWRVFSTVMTFMGLLVIALVCVAEVFAPQLVAVIAPGFGPVEKQRVIYLTRLMLPAQFCFYQGGILSAVQYAKGRFVVPSLAPLVYNLMIILGGVFLASRIGIRGFSVGVLAGALLGNFLLQIYGAHQVGAKFSFALDLRHPGFRLFIKLAVPIMLALSLSFTDDWIIRWFGSYLVPASITWLTYAKTLMRVPLGVVGQAIGVASFPVLAQLYSEGKFAELNRVLNDTLKGLILLLIPISALTVAQSPYVVHVVFSHTRLKAFDLQATASTLALFSLGMFAWGAQNLLARGFYATRDTWTPAIVGTAMTFLDLPIYWWLVRRAQHLGLALASSIGISLLTILLFVLLIRRTRDHEVGDLMLFLGKVTVASAVTAGAIYELAKWLRHVIAWQRMLGSFEILIVATAAGVVILIPLLKLFRIREVDAYLGWLKFRSAGRLP
- a CDS encoding FecR family protein translates to MIIEKMRDATKNGILVIAVAALFAFAGGVTVVLAQDQSNPPAQDSMQQNPPDQSAAGADQNSSQTPPAVGHISMVQGSASIQRGDSGDWIAAAVNTPIEAGDRVSTGDGSRVEVQLDYADVIRLDENSTIKITNLTNSQIQVQVGQGLASYDVFGNGQADSEIDTPNAALHPLRQGEYRIEVNSDSESQMTVRDGQAEISEPQGSTRVDAGQLITIQGTDSPQYQVVDAPAADSFDKWNLDRDQQIQNASSWQHSDRYYAGAQDLDQYGHWEDVPDYGQVWVPAENSDWAPYRDGTWQWEPYYGWTWVSYEPWGWAPYHYGRWFVYGGDWVWWPGPIGAYGGWGYDPVWAPAYVSFFGWGGGFGFGVGFGSYGWLPCGPGDFYRPWWGYGGTRFGYVGFRDNGWGRGVGDRDYGRGWGPLYHGRNGFSNIGRFNNDARVRSGFSSMSRDQFGRGRVSMNQHGISAAQFHRASMMTGRLPVAPSRQSFGRAESHVSPSIARTANFNNQHFFSRRSSNSQAGQAQRTISNSRGQIGAANSSRFSPPARQQSLGDLGNSRSSSNSGSRSGWQSFSHNGTSSPQNRGSFQGQPPARQNGFSQSGRSSNSQPDAWHRFTPPSNANRQPAANGRGTQGQFRGSQGQPQPRQNNNGWHQFTQPSSRPSPRPSGPSGRPAPSYGYRNFSRSSGGNNSYRPRLDMTQPIARRPSGNSSYGRPNGGYYGRPSNNNYRQSAPRSYSQPRGGFSSRSFGGGSFSRPSGGSGYHGGGGGGHASAPRGGGSRGGGRPR